In a single window of the Myxococcales bacterium genome:
- a CDS encoding DUF2804 domain-containing protein: protein MTQIKLAPAPEMLIGPEGKPRYGNFAGSIRTLNLDDFDYRSLRRPPWTWTRDLARQLLKRWQFVGVVDEHFVFGAAVVHVNYLGTGFTYLYDRRTKTIVHEEIKTPLAVRTCFSPTAVDGVSEIRQGAKSIFMDNTVRDGRREAAVDFGDKLSAKVAYRENGTGVTSVIRQSLYGFNHTYKAAGLPALGSFKFNGQEYQFSDRALALIDWTVGTPPRETIWNWAAAMGRDKKGRILGLNFGSGLNEYGFTENTVWLDGKPFMFAGISFEYDSFDIMTPWRLLSTFDDAVDLNFRPEHERFEQIYAGIASSRLHQPFGLFNGRLALGSEKLNVEMYGFCEEHYAKW from the coding sequence ATGACCCAAATCAAATTGGCTCCCGCTCCCGAAATGCTCATCGGACCCGAAGGTAAACCCCGGTACGGCAATTTCGCCGGCTCGATCCGCACCCTGAACCTCGACGACTTCGATTACCGATCCCTCCGCCGTCCGCCCTGGACCTGGACCCGGGACCTGGCGCGCCAGTTGCTTAAACGGTGGCAATTCGTGGGCGTGGTCGACGAGCACTTCGTTTTTGGCGCGGCCGTCGTTCACGTGAATTACCTCGGCACCGGTTTTACCTACCTTTACGACCGCCGGACCAAGACGATCGTTCACGAAGAAATCAAAACGCCGCTGGCTGTGCGTACCTGTTTCTCGCCGACCGCGGTGGACGGAGTGAGCGAAATCCGCCAGGGCGCGAAGTCGATTTTCATGGACAACACGGTGCGCGACGGGCGACGCGAGGCCGCCGTGGATTTTGGCGACAAGCTCTCGGCGAAGGTCGCTTATCGTGAAAACGGCACCGGCGTGACTTCCGTGATCCGGCAATCGCTCTATGGGTTCAACCATACCTACAAAGCGGCCGGATTGCCGGCTTTGGGGAGCTTTAAATTCAACGGTCAAGAATACCAGTTTTCCGATCGGGCGCTGGCGCTGATCGACTGGACCGTCGGCACCCCGCCGCGGGAAACGATCTGGAACTGGGCGGCCGCCATGGGCCGGGATAAGAAAGGCCGGATCCTCGGGCTGAATTTCGGTTCCGGCTTGAACGAATACGGCTTCACCGAAAATACGGTTTGGCTGGACGGCAAGCCGTTCATGTTTGCCGGGATTTCCTTCGAATACGACTCTTTCGACATTATGACCCCTTGGCGGCTCCTGAGCACCTTCGACGATGCGGTGGATCTGAACTTTCGCCCGGAGCACGAACGCTTCGAGCAGATCTACGCCGGCATCGCCTCCAGCCGTCTGCATCAACCGTTCGGTTTGTTCAACGGCCGCCTGGCACTGGGGTCCGAAAAGTTGAATGTCGAAATGTACGGATTCTGCGAAGAGCACTACGCCAAATGGTGA
- a CDS encoding HDOD domain-containing protein has protein sequence MPNDTTKRYALEDDRILPTDELKKIIKLELSKWLSSDKDADLPMLPHIAAQAVVLMNNPQSSITEVAQLLEQDQVLAAQVIKLANSPFYRSIKDVTTLSRAILVIGLRSVLDLIFSISLQGKVFRHPRYSARMSALWRHSMGAAYICREIAKGINANVDIAFLFGLLHDIGKPLIIDTLTKLSQKNPDQISLKLIDDTLLDEILDEFHCSVGGLIARKWGFPDKLRMAIVYHHDPLADGKVHKGALVTGLADLFCHRFGIGVPPVDRDFSDHPWLQPLGIDFATYLALDEQLRDETQAFLEQFSF, from the coding sequence GTGCCGAACGACACCACCAAGCGCTATGCGCTCGAAGACGACCGCATCCTGCCGACCGACGAATTGAAAAAAATCATCAAATTGGAATTGTCCAAGTGGCTTTCGTCGGACAAGGACGCCGACCTGCCGATGCTGCCACACATCGCCGCGCAAGCCGTCGTCCTGATGAACAATCCGCAATCGTCGATCACCGAGGTCGCCCAGTTGCTCGAACAGGACCAGGTTCTCGCGGCGCAGGTGATCAAACTGGCCAACAGCCCCTTCTATCGCTCGATCAAGGACGTGACGACGCTGTCCCGCGCCATCCTGGTCATCGGCCTGCGCAGCGTGCTCGATCTGATTTTCTCGATTTCCCTGCAAGGCAAAGTGTTTCGCCATCCGCGTTATTCGGCGCGGATGTCCGCTTTGTGGCGGCATTCGATGGGCGCCGCCTACATCTGCCGCGAGATCGCCAAAGGGATCAACGCCAACGTGGACATCGCCTTTTTATTCGGCCTGCTCCACGACATCGGCAAACCCCTGATCATCGACACCCTCACCAAGCTCAGCCAGAAAAATCCCGATCAGATCTCGCTGAAGCTGATCGACGACACACTGCTCGATGAGATTTTGGATGAATTTCACTGTTCGGTCGGCGGCTTGATCGCCCGGAAGTGGGGCTTCCCCGACAAACTCCGGATGGCGATCGTCTATCACCACGACCCGCTGGCCGACGGGAAGGTGCACAAGGGTGCTCTGGTGACGGGCCTGGCGGATCTCTTCTGCCATCGGTTCGGCATCGGCGTGCCGCCGGTCGACCGCGATTTCTCCGATCATCCCTGGTTGCAACCGCTCGGGATCGATTTCGCCACGTACCTGGCGCTCGACGAGCAATTGCGCGACGAAACGCAGGCCTTTCTCGAACAGTTTTCGTTCTAG
- a CDS encoding DUF362 domain-containing protein, with the protein MPATVSIRRCANYQSEAIQQAVGEAVAAVVDLRALVENKAVLIKVNLLFNAPPPRAVCTHPEVVRALIRLAREAGAADVAVGDMPAMHLTDQPEIAFRESGIEAVCREEGVRMCPFSQNGYREVPVPNSRQLPTVIAAKDVLDAPVVINAPKLKSHTQALYTGAIKNWFGVVANATRKASHELAGLEPYSGSLVDIFSVRPPDLTVMDAVVGMEGRGPSEGKPRHLGLILASRDAVALDTVALECVDYTRLNVPHVRLAGQAGLGEADLARIAIDGPPLREVTVSFALPPKAFGQPPRFMIHFAFLLWHIRPKMHTDLCQRCGACVRQCPVGAIEIGRKNARIDRKKCIECFCCHEVCPHNAIGEDMTVAYRIHRWFHQWHTDRRRLQG; encoded by the coding sequence ATGCCCGCGACCGTGTCGATCCGCCGTTGCGCGAACTACCAATCGGAGGCGATCCAGCAAGCCGTGGGCGAAGCCGTCGCCGCGGTCGTCGATCTGCGCGCGCTCGTCGAAAACAAAGCGGTGCTGATCAAGGTCAACCTGCTGTTCAACGCCCCGCCCCCGCGGGCCGTCTGCACTCATCCGGAGGTCGTGCGCGCCCTCATCCGGCTCGCCAGGGAAGCCGGCGCCGCGGACGTCGCCGTCGGCGACATGCCCGCCATGCACCTGACCGACCAGCCGGAAATTGCTTTTCGGGAAAGCGGCATCGAGGCGGTTTGCCGGGAAGAAGGCGTCCGGATGTGTCCCTTCAGCCAGAACGGTTACCGCGAGGTTCCAGTGCCGAACTCTCGGCAACTGCCGACGGTCATCGCCGCCAAGGACGTGCTGGACGCCCCGGTGGTCATCAACGCGCCCAAGTTGAAATCGCACACCCAGGCGCTTTACACCGGCGCGATCAAAAACTGGTTCGGCGTCGTCGCCAACGCCACCCGGAAGGCCAGCCACGAATTGGCGGGGTTGGAGCCGTATTCGGGAAGCCTGGTCGACATTTTCAGCGTGCGGCCGCCCGATCTGACCGTGATGGACGCCGTGGTCGGCATGGAAGGCCGCGGCCCCAGCGAAGGCAAGCCGAGACATCTTGGGCTGATCCTGGCTTCGCGCGACGCGGTGGCGCTGGACACCGTGGCGCTGGAATGCGTCGATTACACCCGCCTGAACGTGCCGCACGTACGCCTGGCCGGTCAGGCGGGTCTGGGCGAGGCCGACCTGGCGCGCATCGCGATCGACGGGCCGCCGCTGCGCGAGGTGACGGTATCGTTCGCCCTGCCGCCGAAGGCCTTCGGACAGCCGCCCCGGTTCATGATCCATTTCGCGTTTCTGCTCTGGCATATCCGGCCGAAGATGCATACCGACCTTTGCCAGCGCTGCGGCGCCTGCGTCCGTCAATGTCCGGTCGGGGCCATCGAGATCGGCCGGAAAAACGCGCGGATCGACCGGAAAAAATGCATCGAGTGTTTCTGCTGCCACGAAGTCTGCCCCCACAACGCCATCGGCGAGGACATGACTGTCGCCTACCGGATTCACCGCTGGTTCCATCAATGGCACACCGACCGGCGGCGTCTCCAGGGGTGA
- a CDS encoding ribosome maturation factor RimP — protein MAWTFIRETPLSRRIAELAAPVCTHCGVDLYFVEIVEGRRRSVVRVAIDAIGGVDIEDCAKVSRQLSAVLDVENPIQGSFVLEVSSPGLDRPLRHLDDMRQYVGQKVKVETKQPVEGRKRFSGKLIAVDEEAMQVEIDGRQYRVPAAAVRKANLVYDFGTTGK, from the coding sequence ATGGCGTGGACCTTCATCCGCGAGACGCCGCTGTCGCGGCGCATCGCCGAACTGGCGGCACCCGTTTGCACGCACTGCGGCGTGGATCTCTATTTCGTGGAGATCGTCGAGGGACGCCGGCGTTCCGTCGTGCGCGTGGCGATCGACGCCATCGGCGGCGTGGATATCGAGGACTGCGCCAAGGTCAGCCGTCAGCTTTCGGCGGTATTGGACGTGGAGAATCCGATTCAGGGTTCGTTCGTGCTCGAAGTGTCGAGCCCCGGCCTGGATCGGCCGTTGCGCCATCTGGACGACATGCGGCAGTACGTCGGCCAGAAGGTGAAAGTGGAAACCAAGCAGCCGGTCGAAGGCCGGAAGCGTTTTTCGGGAAAATTGATCGCAGTGGACGAGGAAGCGATGCAGGTGGAAATCGACGGCCGGCAGTATCGCGTGCCGGCGGCGGCGGTGCGCAAGGCGAACCTCGTCTATGACTTTGGGACTACCGGGAAGTAA
- the nusA gene encoding transcription termination/antitermination protein NusA, giving the protein MYSDLNRVIDAVVKDRGLSRAVVVEALKFAIISAARKKLGLDYNIEAEYNEELGEVELFRFREVVETIEDPARQINLEEARKIDPDSEVGDELGDKIDASQFGRISAQMAKQVIFQKIRDAEKENVFNEYKDREHEIINGIVRRFEKRNMIIDLGRAEAIMYQKDQIPKEVYQNGDRIRGYVTEVRNTANAPQIVMSRACNEFMMKLFEMEVPEIAEGTVQIVACAREPGQRAKIAVASRDPNVDPVGACVGMKGSRVQAVVNELRGEKIDIVPFSDNHATFVCNALAPAEITKVIIDEDNRKMDIVVADDQLSLAIGKRGQNVRLAVLLSGWKLDIHSETQIKRIERDARRMYKRLTKVPEGVREILIKTGYTDIKDLAEAEIEDLAAFPGIDDTLAEEIIDEAYAVHITGEWPLPEPEGEEEEDYLDLGQADQALQAAHDLFAEKKPVDGEKAAASEPAAPVEPEIELPEGDDFAIQPEALPMIAGKTAQFLIQRGYGTRNAILRASIEELSKVPGMGLALAEDLKESVRKLKKEDVESSTPHE; this is encoded by the coding sequence ATGTATTCAGACCTCAACCGCGTGATCGACGCCGTAGTAAAAGATCGTGGCCTTTCGCGGGCGGTCGTCGTGGAGGCGCTCAAGTTCGCGATTATCTCGGCGGCGCGAAAGAAACTGGGCTTGGACTACAACATCGAGGCCGAATACAACGAGGAACTGGGCGAAGTCGAGCTGTTCCGTTTTCGCGAGGTCGTGGAAACGATCGAGGACCCGGCCCGGCAGATCAACCTGGAGGAAGCGCGCAAAATCGATCCGGACAGCGAGGTCGGCGACGAACTGGGCGACAAGATCGACGCCAGCCAGTTCGGCCGCATCAGCGCGCAGATGGCCAAGCAGGTCATCTTCCAGAAAATCCGCGACGCCGAAAAGGAAAACGTGTTCAACGAATACAAAGACCGCGAACACGAGATCATCAACGGCATCGTCCGGCGCTTTGAAAAACGCAACATGATCATCGACCTGGGCCGCGCCGAGGCGATCATGTACCAGAAAGACCAGATCCCCAAGGAAGTCTACCAGAACGGCGACCGGATCCGCGGGTACGTCACCGAGGTGCGCAACACCGCCAACGCGCCGCAGATCGTCATGAGCCGCGCCTGCAACGAATTCATGATGAAACTGTTCGAAATGGAAGTGCCGGAAATCGCCGAGGGTACCGTGCAGATCGTCGCCTGCGCCCGCGAACCCGGGCAGCGCGCCAAGATCGCCGTGGCCAGCCGCGATCCGAACGTCGATCCGGTCGGCGCCTGCGTCGGCATGAAGGGCAGCCGCGTGCAGGCCGTGGTCAACGAGCTGCGCGGCGAAAAAATCGACATCGTTCCCTTCTCCGACAACCACGCCACTTTCGTCTGCAACGCCCTCGCCCCGGCCGAGATCACCAAGGTCATCATCGACGAGGACAACCGGAAGATGGACATCGTCGTCGCCGACGACCAGCTCAGCCTGGCCATCGGCAAGCGCGGCCAGAACGTGCGCCTCGCGGTGCTGCTCTCCGGCTGGAAGCTCGACATCCACAGCGAAACGCAGATCAAGCGCATCGAACGCGACGCGCGCCGCATGTACAAGCGCCTGACCAAGGTGCCCGAGGGCGTCCGCGAAATCCTCATCAAGACCGGCTACACCGACATCAAGGATCTCGCCGAAGCCGAAATCGAGGATCTGGCCGCCTTCCCGGGAATCGACGATACCCTCGCCGAGGAAATCATCGACGAGGCTTACGCGGTGCACATCACCGGCGAATGGCCGCTGCCCGAACCCGAGGGCGAGGAAGAGGAAGACTACCTGGATCTGGGCCAGGCCGATCAAGCGCTCCAGGCCGCCCACGATCTGTTCGCGGAAAAGAAGCCGGTCGACGGCGAAAAAGCCGCGGCCAGCGAGCCTGCGGCGCCGGTCGAGCCCGAGATCGAACTGCCGGAAGGCGACGACTTCGCGATTCAACCCGAAGCGCTGCCGATGATCGCCGGTAAAACCGCGCAGTTCCTGATTCAGCGCGGTTACGGCACCCGCAACGCCATTTTGCGCGCCTCGATCGAGGAATTGTCCAAGGTGCCGGGCATGGGCCTGGCGCTGGCCGAGGATTTGAAGGAATCGGTCCGTAAACTGAAGAAGGAGGACGTCGAGTCGAGCACGCCTCACGAATGA
- a CDS encoding DUF448 domain-containing protein: MSGHVPIRRCVACGARKPQAELLRFFRRADGTLTLTTDTRHPGRGAYCCSAEACRRKAIEKRLLGKKLKAATTTTSEQELSKLASDLAAKRRINYGVDENGENHR; this comes from the coding sequence ATGAGCGGTCACGTTCCCATACGCCGGTGCGTCGCCTGCGGCGCCCGCAAACCGCAAGCGGAATTGCTGCGCTTTTTCCGCCGGGCGGACGGAACCCTGACCCTGACGACGGATACTCGCCATCCCGGCCGCGGCGCCTACTGTTGTTCGGCGGAAGCGTGTCGGCGAAAGGCGATCGAAAAGCGATTGCTCGGCAAAAAACTAAAAGCGGCGACAACGACGACGAGTGAACAAGAACTCTCGAAACTAGCGTCGGATTTGGCGGCAAAACGACGGATCAATTACGGAGTGGATGAAAATGGCGAAAATCACCGTTGA
- the infB gene encoding translation initiation factor IF-2, whose amino-acid sequence MAKITVEAAAKRLGMEPEECLKRLQEMGLMVRDQLDKIDSDVFQKVKLQLEDEKMRAKAAAASTSKRIGSKIIRRRRIKDEAEGGTEEELMAETAAAAEVATEQPQEIPAVPPAEDLPVVEDAAASAREETVTTEVAAPESEMPEPAAPEFPAEETALQSEVEEPAATGEIEESAEEAVAETESPASTEAVEAAPAESGKPARGKKKTVVEDLRPKRLKLYEVTREPAKIISKPVVPLETLKPAAGAKPAPGAKPASGEAAPAGETKPPTDADKRERKGRRVVDFGERDRRKEEDREIGFLRNRRQKKKKAVQKTEITVPKAIKRKIRVGDQIQVGELGKRMGVKSGDLIRKLIGLGMLVTINQNIDFDTASIVANELGFEVEKSTVQEDDIFKTVETIPENLRSRPPVVTVMGHVDHGKTTLLDAIRSTHVADGEAGGITQHMGSYSVRLPDDRLVTFVDTPGHESFAAMRARGAKVTDIVILVVAADDGVMPQTIESISHAKDAEVPIVVAVNKIDKENASPEKITRQLMEYGLVPEQLGGDTLFVNISAKKKIGIEELLEAVLLQAEMMQLTADPAKAPLAIILDARLERGLGPVVDVIVREGTLRKSDFMVADVFFGRIRMMLDDKGQQLDEVGPGMPAQIIGFNGIPRAGMVLNVVPEEKTAKALVNLRVEKGRAEEQKKRVGIRLEDLYAKVQEGEIKELKVVVKCDVHGSLEAVRDSVLRLGNEDIKVRVLHSGVGTITETDVNLASASEAIIIGFNVKPEAKTKELAETLGVEIKTYAIIYDLIQEVKAALEGMLEPTYEEVVNGVAEVRSTFNISRVGTIAGCYVLEGKIVRNSKARLFRKGELIHTGTLSGLKRFKDDAREVASGFECGIAIDGYQAYEAGDRIESFNLLEHKATL is encoded by the coding sequence ATGGCGAAAATCACCGTTGAGGCGGCGGCCAAACGGCTGGGCATGGAACCCGAGGAATGCCTGAAACGATTGCAGGAAATGGGCCTGATGGTCCGCGACCAGCTCGACAAAATCGATTCGGACGTCTTCCAAAAAGTGAAGCTGCAATTGGAAGACGAAAAAATGCGAGCCAAGGCCGCGGCCGCCAGCACCTCCAAGCGCATCGGTTCGAAAATCATCCGCCGCCGCCGCATCAAGGACGAAGCCGAGGGGGGAACCGAGGAAGAGCTGATGGCCGAAACCGCCGCCGCCGCGGAAGTTGCGACCGAACAGCCCCAGGAAATCCCCGCCGTTCCGCCGGCTGAGGATCTGCCCGTCGTCGAGGATGCCGCCGCGTCCGCCCGGGAAGAAACCGTCACGACCGAAGTCGCCGCCCCCGAATCCGAAATGCCGGAACCGGCAGCGCCGGAATTCCCGGCCGAGGAAACCGCGCTTCAATCCGAGGTCGAAGAACCGGCGGCCACCGGCGAAATCGAGGAATCGGCGGAGGAAGCCGTCGCCGAAACGGAATCCCCCGCTTCCACCGAAGCCGTGGAAGCCGCCCCCGCCGAGTCGGGCAAGCCCGCCCGCGGGAAGAAAAAAACCGTCGTCGAGGATTTGCGGCCCAAACGGCTCAAGCTGTACGAGGTCACCCGCGAACCGGCGAAAATCATTTCCAAGCCGGTGGTGCCGTTGGAAACGTTGAAACCGGCGGCCGGCGCCAAGCCGGCGCCCGGCGCGAAACCGGCCTCCGGCGAGGCCGCGCCGGCCGGTGAAACCAAGCCGCCCACCGACGCCGACAAACGCGAGCGCAAAGGGCGGCGGGTCGTCGATTTCGGCGAGCGCGACCGCCGCAAGGAAGAGGATCGCGAGATCGGCTTTTTGCGCAACCGGCGGCAGAAGAAAAAGAAGGCCGTGCAAAAAACCGAAATTACGGTTCCCAAGGCCATCAAGCGCAAAATCCGCGTCGGCGACCAGATTCAGGTGGGCGAACTCGGCAAGCGCATGGGCGTGAAAAGCGGCGATCTGATCCGCAAGCTCATCGGCCTGGGCATGCTGGTGACCATCAACCAGAACATCGACTTCGACACCGCCTCCATCGTGGCGAACGAACTGGGCTTCGAGGTCGAAAAGAGCACGGTGCAGGAAGACGACATATTCAAGACCGTCGAAACCATTCCCGAGAACCTGCGAAGCCGCCCGCCGGTCGTGACCGTCATGGGTCACGTCGACCACGGCAAAACCACCCTGCTCGACGCGATTCGCAGTACGCACGTGGCCGACGGCGAAGCCGGCGGCATCACCCAGCACATGGGCTCCTACAGCGTCCGGCTGCCCGACGACCGCCTGGTGACCTTCGTCGACACTCCCGGCCACGAATCCTTCGCCGCCATGCGCGCCCGCGGCGCCAAGGTGACCGACATCGTCATCCTGGTCGTGGCCGCCGACGACGGCGTCATGCCGCAGACCATCGAATCGATCAGCCACGCGAAAGACGCGGAAGTGCCGATCGTCGTCGCGGTCAACAAGATCGACAAGGAAAACGCCAGCCCCGAAAAGATCACCCGCCAGCTCATGGAATACGGCCTGGTGCCGGAGCAATTGGGCGGCGACACGCTTTTCGTCAACATCTCCGCGAAAAAGAAGATCGGCATCGAGGAGTTGCTCGAGGCGGTGCTGCTGCAGGCCGAGATGATGCAATTGACCGCCGACCCCGCGAAGGCGCCGCTGGCGATCATTCTCGACGCCCGGCTCGAGCGCGGCCTGGGCCCGGTGGTCGACGTGATCGTCCGCGAAGGCACGCTCCGCAAGAGCGACTTCATGGTCGCCGACGTTTTCTTCGGCCGCATCCGAATGATGCTCGACGACAAGGGCCAGCAGTTGGACGAGGTCGGGCCCGGCATGCCCGCGCAGATCATCGGCTTCAACGGCATTCCGCGCGCCGGCATGGTGCTCAACGTGGTGCCGGAGGAAAAGACGGCCAAGGCGCTGGTCAACCTGCGGGTCGAGAAAGGCCGCGCCGAGGAGCAGAAAAAGCGCGTCGGCATCCGCCTGGAAGACCTCTACGCCAAGGTGCAGGAAGGCGAAATCAAGGAACTCAAGGTGGTCGTCAAATGCGACGTCCACGGCTCTCTGGAAGCGGTGCGCGATTCGGTGTTGCGACTGGGCAACGAGGACATCAAGGTCCGTGTGCTGCATTCCGGCGTCGGCACGATCACCGAAACCGACGTCAACCTGGCAAGCGCCAGCGAGGCGATCATCATCGGCTTCAACGTCAAGCCCGAGGCCAAAACGAAGGAACTGGCCGAAACGCTCGGCGTGGAAATCAAAACCTACGCCATCATTTACGACCTGATCCAGGAAGTGAAGGCGGCGTTGGAAGGCATGCTCGAACCGACGTACGAGGAAGTGGTGAACGGCGTGGCCGAGGTGCGCAGCACCTTCAATATCAGCCGCGTCGGCACCATCGCCGGCTGTTACGTGCTGGAGGGCAAGATCGTGCGCAACAGCAAGGCCCGCCTGTTCCGCAAGGGCGAGTTGATCCACACCGGTACGCTGTCGGGCCTGAAGCGGTTCAAGGACGACGCCCGCGAGGTGGCAAGCGGCTTCGAATGCGGCATCGCCATCGACGGCTATCAAGCGTACGAGGCCGGCGATCGCATCGAATCGTTCAACCTGTTGGAGCACAAGGCTACCCTGTAA
- a CDS encoding DUF503 domain-containing protein, translating into MTIGAIRITLLLHGCFSLKEKRARIRPILERVKNKFHVAGAEVEYQNTHDAAQLAFVLVSSDERLVNRTLDQIVDFVESLGLAQIADSESEMMQW; encoded by the coding sequence ATGACCATCGGCGCCATCCGGATCACCCTCCTGTTACACGGTTGCTTCTCCCTGAAGGAAAAGCGGGCCCGGATTCGCCCGATTCTCGAACGGGTGAAAAACAAGTTTCATGTCGCCGGCGCCGAGGTCGAGTATCAAAACACGCACGATGCCGCCCAGCTGGCGTTCGTGTTGGTAAGTTCGGACGAGCGGCTGGTCAACCGGACGCTCGACCAGATCGTCGATTTCGTCGAGTCGCTGGGACTGGCGCAGATCGCCGACAGCGAAAGCGAAATGATGCAGTGGTGA
- the rbfA gene encoding 30S ribosome-binding factor RbfA produces MRNKQTPFKRTDRLGEEIRKAIGLLLLEGELRDPRLTMCSITHVKLSPDLREARISFSIIGDAELQKEAEKNLNRAADYIKNQVSRRLRLRYTPNLTFRFDPSLERAERINQLLKDALPAETPAPEEEAGDD; encoded by the coding sequence ATGAGAAACAAGCAAACTCCCTTCAAACGCACGGATCGGCTCGGCGAGGAAATCCGCAAGGCGATCGGTCTGCTGCTGCTGGAAGGCGAACTGCGCGATCCCCGCTTGACCATGTGCAGCATCACCCACGTCAAGCTGAGCCCCGACCTGCGCGAAGCCCGCATTTCGTTTTCGATCATCGGCGACGCCGAACTGCAGAAAGAAGCCGAAAAAAACCTGAACCGGGCCGCCGACTACATCAAAAACCAGGTCAGCCGGCGGTTGCGGTTGCGTTATACGCCCAACCTGACTTTTCGCTTCGACCCCTCGCTGGAGCGCGCCGAGCGGATCAACCAACTGCTGAAAGATGCGTTGCCGGCCGAAACCCCGGCACCGGAAGAGGAAGCTGGCGATGACTAA
- a CDS encoding bifunctional oligoribonuclease/PAP phosphatase NrnA, protein MTNDLERVIHFLRTGSSFLIVTHENPDGDAIGASLALTLALQSLSKKAVAYDVHPLPKYLRFLPGAANLTQEADPAAFDTICILDCGAPARTGPLKESLLAQPRVVNLDHHLTNEGYGSANLVEPKASSTCEILSGVLRELGVTLTPAIATNLYLGIYTDTMMFQNSASNPNAYRICGELTAAGADFMAVARRVYIDTSAERLLILGRALNSLQVHDDGRIAGLVCRRQDMLELGITPDDMETFVEYPRSIVGTQVAYLLREERDSERVKGSFRANIDVDVAKVSAKLGGGGHKKAAGFRVEGRLDEVRARVIELLREALETK, encoded by the coding sequence ATGACTAACGACCTCGAGCGAGTCATTCATTTCCTGCGCACCGGTTCGTCGTTCCTGATCGTTACCCACGAAAATCCCGACGGCGACGCGATCGGCGCCAGCCTCGCGCTGACCCTCGCCTTGCAGTCCCTGTCTAAAAAAGCCGTCGCCTACGATGTCCATCCGCTGCCCAAGTACCTGCGTTTTCTGCCCGGCGCCGCGAATCTGACCCAGGAAGCCGACCCGGCGGCGTTCGATACCATCTGCATTCTCGACTGCGGCGCTCCGGCCCGGACGGGCCCGCTGAAGGAAAGCCTCCTGGCCCAGCCGCGCGTCGTCAACCTCGACCATCACCTCACCAACGAGGGCTACGGCTCGGCCAATCTGGTCGAACCCAAGGCCAGCAGCACCTGCGAAATTCTGTCCGGCGTTTTGCGCGAATTGGGCGTCACCCTCACGCCAGCCATCGCCACCAACCTCTACCTCGGCATTTATACCGACACGATGATGTTCCAGAATTCGGCCAGCAATCCCAACGCCTATCGCATCTGCGGCGAGCTGACGGCGGCCGGCGCCGATTTCATGGCCGTCGCGCGCCGCGTGTACATCGACACCTCGGCCGAACGGCTGCTGATCCTGGGCCGCGCGCTCAACTCGCTCCAGGTCCACGACGACGGCCGGATCGCCGGGCTCGTTTGCCGCCGGCAGGACATGCTGGAACTGGGCATCACTCCCGACGACATGGAAACCTTCGTCGAATACCCGCGCTCGATCGTCGGCACGCAGGTCGCCTACCTGCTGCGCGAGGAACGCGACAGCGAGCGCGTCAAGGGTTCTTTCCGCGCCAACATCGACGTCGACGTCGCGAAGGTCTCCGCGAAATTGGGCGGCGGCGGCCATAAGAAGGCCGCCGGTTTCCGCGTCGAGGGCCGGCTCGACGAGGTGCGCGCCCGGGTGATCGAGCTGTTGCGCGAGGCCTTGGAGACGAAGTGA